One part of the Gadus macrocephalus chromosome 8, ASM3116895v1 genome encodes these proteins:
- the jmjd4 gene encoding 2-oxoglutarate and iron-dependent oxygenase JMJD4 — protein MDRDSYHNCCSLVKIPRQSYDQFWSSHFVEYIDKEISYSTFFKKYLLPNHPCVFSRRFTEDWRCRKQWVTEEGKPNFQTLLQEFDETPVPVANCNAKEYNANPKLTMPFKEFIHYWKEYIQNGNSSPKGCLYLKDWHMARDFPEHNVYTTPVFFSSDWLNEYWNTIEVDDYRFVYMGPKGSWTPFHADVFRSYSWSANICGRKKWLLYPPGQEEFLKDTHGNLAYDVTAAELRDKGLFPQSDKACQPLEIIQEAGEIIFVPSGWHHQVYNLEDTISINHNWLNGCNIDIMWQFLQNELSAVQREIEEWRATMDSWHQHCQTIMKSCSGIDYGEFASFLKIIAENRIAFLSACSSANTDCPRHLSETLTALGSHHAAFDLQRVVHILECLICSEDFKRLDHSTLNLQPEVLVQKIRETIHSTRGQHLP, from the exons ATGGACAGGGATTCATATCATAACTGCTGCAGTCTGGTCAAAATACCCAGACAATCCTATGACCAGTTTTGGTCGTCACATTTCGTGGAATATATTGACAAGGAAATAAGCTATTCAACATTTTTCAAAAAGTACCTTCTTCCCAACCACCCATGTGTGTTTTCACGAAGATTTACTGAGGACTGGAGGTGTAGGAAACAGTGGGTGACTGAAGAAGGAAAACCTAATTTCCAGACACTGCTACAAGAGTTTG ATGAGACCCCGGTCCCAGTTGCCAATTGTAATGCAAAGGAATACAATGCAAACCCTAAACTCACTATGCCTTTTAAAGAATTCATACACTACTGGAAAGAATATATTCAGAATGGCAACTCGTCACCGAAAGGATGTCTCTATCTGAAAGACTGGCACATGGCAAG GGACTTCCCGGAGCACAATGTCTACACAACTCCAGTGTTCTTTTCCTCTGACTGGTTGAATGAATATTGGAATACCATTGAAGTTGATGACTATCGTTTTGTCTACATGGGACCCAAAGGCTCATG GACCCCTTTCCATGCTGATGTCTTCCGCTCATACAGTTGGTCTGCAAATATCTGTGGCAGAAAAAAATGGCTGCTTTACCCGCCGGGTCAGGAGGAGTTTTTAAAAGACACCCATGGCAACCTGGCCTACGATGTCACAGCAGCAGAGCTCCGAGACAAAGGCCTCTTCCCACAGTCTGACAAAGCCTGCCAACCTCTTGAAATTATTCAAGAGGCAGGTGAAATAATATTTGTTCCAAGTGGCTGGCACCACCAGGTTTATAATCTG GAAGACACCATCTCTATCAATCATAATTGGCTGAATGGCTGCAACATCGACATAATGTGGCAATTCCTTCAAAACGAGCTTTCTGCTGTCCAACGAGAAATCGAGGAATGGAGAGCTACCATGGACTCATGGCATCAACACTGCCAG ACCATCATGAAATCATGCTCTGGTATCGATTACGGAGAGTTCGCATCCTTCCTGAAAATCATCGCTGAAAATCGCATCGCTTTCCTTAGTGCCTGCTCCTCGGCTAACACTGATTGTCCAAGGCATCTCTCAGAGACCTTAACTGCCCTAGGCTCTCATCACGCAGCGTTTGACCTGCAGCGTGTTGTTCATATCTTAGAGTGCCTCATCTGCAGTGAGGACTTTAAGAGACTGGATCACTCGACCCTGAATTTACAACCTGAAGTTCTTGTGCAGAAAATCCGAGAGACAATACACTCCACAAGAGGGCAGCATCTCCCTTAA
- the snap47 gene encoding synaptosomal-associated protein 47: MSRDITSIHSWPGSYYISHDKRWENGALSITKTMVRFTSDQTKERLASFRLSNIMQIKMESSSFIFSTLTVLENGNVKHWFGSLKPNRVVVYNVLEHFWRERLLSPSYGTKGAEPQETKGRELIHLVAGAQRRLEDTGTVLHHQGEQFDNMMQGLGKIESDLGIADKCLSQLESPSWWPFPKAPWKTQKEAKAEDAARAAATAAAGSGSGKNKVIASIPTLVSSGGETDLKPGCLVVMLSSLELRDTDCQLLHRFERKEVDEIRVHNPYEISVRQRFIGKPDVAYRLLSAKMPEALAVLEMQYKQKVEYTSEFTAFRSTPAASPCGAEGSIWTEGLQQGCQETEVPMEVPAGELSQLQVHVLQPAVSQAEAQELRQMLMQLKTLALEAETELERHDDVLAAVDGSTDRAILTMDKQTCRMKKLL; the protein is encoded by the exons ATGAGCCGGGACATCACTTCGATTCACAGCTGGCCTGGGTCCTACTACATCAGCCACGATAAAAGATGGGAGAACGGCGCCCTGTCCATCACCAAAACCATGGTGCGCTTCACTTCCGACCAGACCAAGGAGAGGTTGGCGAGCTTCCGCCTCTCCAACATCATGCAGATCAAGATGGAGTCCTCAAGCTTCATCTTCAGCACTCTCACCGTGCTCGAGAACGGGAACGTCAAGCACTGGTTCGGCTCCCTGAAGCCCAACAGGGTGGTGGTGTACAACGTCCTGGAGCATTTCTGGAGAGAGCGCCTACTGTCCCCATCGTATGGGACCAAGGGGGCCGAGCCTCAGGAAACCAAAGGCAGAGAGCTGATCCACCTGGTGGCCGGGGCCcagaggaggctggaggacaCGGGCACGGTGCTCCACCATCAGGGAGAGCAGTTTGACAACATGATGCAGGGGCTGGGCAAGATCGAATCAGACCTGGGCATAGCAGACAA GTGCCTATCCCAGCTGGAGTCCCCCTCCTGGTGGCCCTTCCCTAAAGCCCCCTGGAAGACGCAGAAGGAAGCCAAGGCGGAAGACGCGGCCAGAGCCGCCGCCACCGCGGCCGCCGGCAGCGGCTCCGGGAAGAACAAGGTGATCGCCAGCATCCCCACCCTGGTGTCCAGCGGCGGGGAGACGGACCTGAAGCCGGGCTGCCTCGTGGTGATGCTGTCGTCGCTGGAGCTCCGCGACACCGACTGTCAGCTGTTGCACCGCTTTGAGAGGAAGGAGGTCGACGAGATCAGGGTGCACAACCCGTACGAGATCAGCGTGAGGCAGCGGTTCATCGGCAAGCCGGACGTCGCCTACCGCCTGTTGTCGGCAAAGATGCCCGAAGCGCTGGCTGTGTTGGAGATGCAGTACAAACAGAAGGTGGAGTACACCAGTGAGTTCACGGCCTTCAGGTCCACCCCTGCTGCGTCTCCCTGTGGCGCAGAGGGCTCCATATGGACCGAAG GCCTGCAGCAGGGCTGCCAGGAGACCGAGGTGCCCATGGAGGTCCCAGCCGGGGAGCTTTCCCAGCTGCAGGTGCACGTGCTCCAGCCAGCGGTCAGCCAGGCCGAGGCCCAGGAGCTCCGACAG ATGCTGATGCAGCTGAAGACCCTGGCGCTGGAGGCGGAGACGGAGCTGGAGCGCCACGACGACGTGCTGGCCGCCGTCGACGGCTCCACCGACCGGGCCATCTTGACTATGGACAAGCAGACCTGTCGCATGAAGAAGCTGCTGTAG